The proteins below come from a single Crossiella sp. CA-258035 genomic window:
- a CDS encoding NAD-dependent epimerase/dehydratase family protein produces the protein MTGGTGFVGVRLIRRLLAEGHTVLAPARTASAAARLRAMGATPVPALAALGSAEVVFQTTRSALPRHPRLVLLSSDAAVQHGRPLVNATEELPLRPHSPSPVAAAQARAESAALARGAVIVRPRLLWGAGDPALPRLWAAVRAGRFSWVGGGSQLTDTTHVDNAVHALLLAARHGRPGETYFVTDQDPVAYRHFIADLLAADGLTAPARTVSYRRAHTLTTLSEAAWRALRLPGSPPLDYLTLWRAGLECTVDTRKARAQLGYEPVRSRGQGLAELRDALSCNA, from the coding sequence GTGACCGGGGGTACCGGGTTCGTCGGCGTTCGCCTGATCCGGCGGCTGCTGGCCGAGGGCCACACCGTGCTCGCCCCCGCCCGCACCGCCTCTGCCGCCGCCCGCCTGCGGGCCATGGGAGCCACCCCGGTCCCGGCCCTGGCCGCGCTGGGCAGCGCCGAGGTCGTCTTCCAGACCACCCGGTCCGCCCTGCCCCGCCACCCCCGCCTGGTGCTGCTCAGCTCCGACGCCGCCGTCCAGCACGGCCGCCCCCTGGTCAACGCCACCGAAGAGCTCCCGCTCCGCCCGCACTCGCCCTCGCCGGTGGCCGCCGCCCAGGCCCGCGCCGAGTCAGCCGCGCTGGCCCGTGGCGCGGTGATCGTCCGGCCGAGACTGCTGTGGGGCGCGGGTGATCCGGCGCTGCCCCGGCTGTGGGCCGCGGTGCGCGCGGGCCGGTTCAGCTGGGTCGGCGGCGGCAGCCAGCTGACCGACACCACGCACGTGGACAACGCGGTGCACGCGCTGCTGCTGGCCGCCCGGCACGGCCGCCCCGGCGAGACCTACTTCGTCACCGACCAGGATCCGGTGGCCTACCGCCACTTCATCGCCGACCTGCTCGCCGCCGACGGCCTGACCGCCCCCGCCCGCACCGTCTCCTACCGCCGCGCGCACACCCTGACCACGCTCAGCGAGGCGGCCTGGCGCGCCCTGCGCCTGCCCGGCAGCCCGCCCCTGGACTACCTGACCCTGTGGCGCGCGGGCCTGGAGTGCACTGTGGACACTCGCAAGGCACGAGCCCAGCTCGGCTACGAACCGGTCCGCTCCCGCGGCCAGGGCCTGGCGGAGCTGCGGGATGCCCTGTCCTGCAACGCGTAG
- a CDS encoding serine protease translates to MTFNRNTVRRAAVVLAVGAVCATLTAGTAGAIVGGTKAAGHYPFMASIPISLPGTDLNGVCGASLVHPRWVLTAAHCLDPGVGAKPDGTVRIGSSRRSTGGSVREIEFSVTHPGYRQGEPNRDDVALVRLDRPVRQQPIRIADEPGRPGTPTRLLGFGTVVDAEPLKAKFPERLQQLDTRIGARTECAPGFASDTRLCTVSRVPRAMACFGDSGGPQIRRGKHGRWELVGVTSGPGDGPGDCANGPGLYSSAPAYADWVKRTIAANPGD, encoded by the coding sequence ATGACCTTCAACCGGAACACGGTGCGCCGCGCCGCGGTCGTCCTGGCCGTGGGCGCGGTGTGCGCCACCCTGACCGCGGGCACTGCGGGCGCGATCGTCGGTGGCACCAAGGCGGCGGGGCACTACCCGTTCATGGCCTCGATCCCGATCTCGCTGCCCGGCACGGACCTCAACGGGGTGTGCGGAGCCTCGCTGGTGCACCCGCGCTGGGTGCTCACCGCGGCCCACTGCCTCGACCCCGGGGTGGGCGCCAAGCCGGACGGGACCGTGCGGATCGGCAGCTCCCGCCGCTCCACGGGAGGCTCGGTGCGCGAGATCGAGTTCTCGGTGACGCACCCCGGCTACCGGCAGGGCGAGCCCAACCGGGACGACGTCGCCCTGGTCCGCCTGGACCGCCCGGTGCGGCAGCAGCCCATCCGGATCGCTGACGAGCCCGGCAGACCCGGCACCCCGACCCGGCTGCTCGGCTTCGGCACCGTGGTCGACGCCGAGCCGCTCAAGGCCAAGTTCCCCGAACGCCTCCAGCAGCTCGACACCCGGATCGGCGCGCGGACCGAGTGCGCACCCGGCTTTGCGAGCGACACCCGGCTGTGCACGGTGAGCCGGGTGCCGCGGGCCATGGCCTGCTTCGGCGACTCCGGCGGACCGCAGATCCGGCGCGGGAAGCACGGCCGCTGGGAGCTGGTCGGCGTCACCTCAGGCCCCGGCGACGGGCCGGGCGACTGCGCGAACGGACCCGGCCTCTACAGCAGCGCGCCCGCCTACGCGGACTGGGTCAAGCGGACCATCGCCGCGAACCCGGGCGACTGA
- a CDS encoding PD-(D/E)XK nuclease family protein, producing MPRKLVRVTPAKLATWTGCPRRYRMNYLDRPAPARGGAWAHNTLGAVVHNALRAFFDLPVARRTPEQAESLVVKHWKGDGFADGEQAGAYRERARGWVHEYVRNLDVTIEPVGLERWVSTPTGTIVAEGRVDRIDERDGELVIVDYKTGRHALTTDDARGSQALALYALAAARTLRRPCHLVELHHLPTGEVAAWEHTDESLARQVRRAEEAAQELAEAGEQLAAGGDRDALFPPVTGRHCSWCDFRRHCPEGQAAAPELEPWAMLAP from the coding sequence ATGCCGCGCAAGCTGGTGCGGGTGACGCCGGCGAAGCTGGCCACCTGGACCGGCTGCCCCCGGCGCTACCGGATGAACTACCTGGACCGCCCGGCGCCCGCGCGCGGCGGCGCCTGGGCGCACAACACCCTGGGCGCGGTGGTGCACAACGCGTTGCGCGCCTTCTTCGACCTGCCGGTGGCCAGGCGCACGCCGGAACAGGCCGAGTCGCTGGTGGTCAAGCACTGGAAGGGCGACGGCTTCGCCGACGGCGAGCAGGCCGGCGCCTACCGGGAGCGGGCCCGCGGCTGGGTGCACGAGTACGTGCGGAACCTGGACGTGACCATCGAGCCGGTCGGGCTGGAGCGCTGGGTGTCCACGCCGACCGGGACCATCGTGGCCGAGGGCAGGGTGGACCGGATCGACGAGCGGGACGGCGAGCTGGTCATCGTCGACTACAAGACCGGCAGGCACGCGCTGACCACCGACGACGCCAGGGGCTCGCAGGCGCTGGCGCTCTACGCGCTGGCCGCCGCCCGCACCCTGCGCCGTCCCTGCCACCTGGTCGAGCTGCACCACCTGCCCACCGGCGAGGTGGCCGCCTGGGAGCACACCGACGAGTCGCTGGCCCGGCAGGTCCGCCGCGCCGAGGAGGCCGCGCAGGAGCTGGCCGAGGCCGGGGAGCAGCTGGCCGCCGGTGGCGACCGGGACGCGCTGTTCCCGCCGGTGACCGGACGGCACTGCTCCTGGTGCGACTTCCGCAGGCACTGCCCGGAAGGCCAGGCGGCCGCACCGGAGCTCGAGCCGTGGGCGATGCTGGCGCCATGA